A genomic region of Notamacropus eugenii isolate mMacEug1 chromosome 3, mMacEug1.pri_v2, whole genome shotgun sequence contains the following coding sequences:
- the POU6F1 gene encoding POU domain, class 6, transcription factor 1: MDPGAGSDTSLTVNEQVIVMSGHETIRVLEVGVDAQLPAEDESKGLETMVADTSQGGGPTEADKSTQETGPENPDPSAEATVKSLTGITPSPVPTAATFNQVPNQPTAPQTLTPLTVQATPQVLTQENLATVLTGVMVPAGAVTQPLLIPISIAGQVAGQQGLAVWTIPTATVAALPGLTAASPTGGIFKPPLAGLQAAAVLNTALPAPVQPAPPLQVSPPVQSRPSTAQSQTLFQAQPLLQTPPAILPQPAATPAPKPADTPTQITVQPTGFAFNPGIISAASLGGQTQILGSLTTTPVIANAIPSVPGITSQILTNAQGQVIGTLPWVVNSASIAAPAPAQNLQVQAVTPQLLLNAQGQVIATLASSPLPAAAVRKPSTPELSIKSEVQPIQPTPAVSQPAVVITSPAPVAKPSASAPIPITCSETPTVSQLVSKPQAPSLDEDGINLEEIREFAKNFKIRRLSLGLTQTQVGQALTATEGPAYSQSAICRFEKLDITPKSAQKLKPVLEKWLNEAELRNQEGQQNLMEFVGGEPSKKRKRRTSFTPQAIEALNAYFEKNPLPTGQEITEIAKELNYDREVVRVWFCNRRQTLKNTSKLNVFQIP, translated from the exons ATGGATCCTGGAGCAGGGTCTGACACATCTCTGACTGTCAACGAACAG GTCATCGTGATGTCTGGTCATGAGACAATCCGAGTACTGGAAGTTGGAGTGGATGCCCAGCTCCCAGCCGAAGATGAAAGCAAAGGCCTGGAGACCATGGTGGCTGACACCTCCCAGGGTGGTGGCCCCACTGAGGCAGACAAGTCCACCCAAGAAACAGGACCAGAAAATCCAGACCCCTCTGCAGAGGCAACTG TGAAATCGCTGACCGGGATCACACCCAGCCCTGTGCCCACTGCTGCCACCTTTAACCAAGTCCCTAACCAGCCTACAGCACCACAGACCCTAACACCTCTGACTGTACAAGCTACTCCCCAG GTCTTGACTCAGGAAAACTTAGCAACAGTTCTGACAGGAGTAATGGTTCCAGCAGGAGCTGTTACTCAACCTCTTCTTATCCCCATCAGTATTGCAGGTCAAGTGGCTGGTCAGCAGGGGCTGGCCGTGTGGACAATTCCTACAGCAACCGTGGCTGCCCTCCCAGGACTGACCGCTGCTTCTCCCACGGGGGGGATTTTCAAACCGCCTTTAGCTGGTTTGCAAG CGGCTGCTGTCCTGAACACTGCTCTACCAGCTCCTGTGCAACCTGCACCGCCCCTGCAGGTTTCCCCACCTGTCCAGTCCCGGCCTTCCACCGCCCAGTCCCAGACGCTGTTCCAGGCCCAACCACTGCTGCAGACCCCACCTGCCATCCTGCCACAGCCTGCTGCCACCCCTGCCCCCAAGCCAGCAGACACTCCTACGCAGATCACAGTCCAACCTACAGGCTTCGCATTTAACCCAGGAATC ATCAGTGCTGCCTCTCTTGGGGGACAGACCCAGATCCTGGGCTCACTGACCACCACCCCAGTGATCGCCAATGCCATTCCCAGTGTGCCTGGGATCACGAGTCAGATCTTGACCAACGCACAAGGGCAG GTCATTGGAACTCTTCCATGGGTGGTGAACTCAGCCAGTATAGCAGCCCCAGCTCCAGCACAGAATCTGCAGGTCCAGGCTGTGACCCCCCAGCTACTACTGAATGCCCAGGGCCAAGTGATTGCTACACTGGCCAGCAGCCCTCTTCCTGCTGCAGCTGTCCGGAAGCCCAGTACCCCAGAGTTATCTATTAAGAGTGAG GTTCAACCCATCCAGCCCACACCAGCTGTGTCCCAGCCAGCTGTGGTCATCACCAGCCCAGCCCCAGTGGCCAAGCCTTCTGCTTCTGCTCCTATCCCTATTACATGTTCAGAGACTCCTACTGTCAGTCAGCTGGTGTCCA AGCCCCAAGCCCCAAGTCTGGACGAAGATGGGATAAACTTAGAAGAGATCCGGGAGTTTGCTAAGAACTTTAAGATCCGGCGGCTCTCCCTGGGACTCACCCAGACTCAGGTGGGCCAGGCTTTGACTGCCACAGAAGGACCTGCCTATAGCCAGTCAGCAATATGCCG GTTTGAGAAGTTAGACATCACCCCTAAGAGTGCCCAAAAGCTGAAACCCGTTCTGGAGAAGTGGCTGAACGAGGCAGAGCTTCGAAACCAGGAGGGCCAGCAGAACCTGATGGAATTTGTAGGTGGAGAGCCCTCCAAGAAGCGGAAACGACGCACATCCTTCACCCCACAGGCCATTGAAGCCCTTAATGCATACTTCGAAAAGAACCCTCTGCCCACTGGTCAGGAGATCACAGAGATCGCCAAGGAGCTCAACTATGACCGAGAAGTTGTGAGGGTCTGGTTCTGCAATCGACGCCAGACACTTAAGAACACCAGCAAACTGAATGTCTTTCAGATTCCCTAG